From Bradyrhizobium sp. 4:
GAGACCATCGAGCAGGCGCTCGCCTGGGCCGAGGGCGAGTGCGAAGGCTTCATGCGCAGCTGATGCCGGGTATGTGGCATGGCGGTTCACGCGTTCGCGCGTGAGCCGCCGGGGATTCGCCCCCTTTTCCATCGCCTTGCGAGAGAGGCCGACCGGCGCGGGCGGCTTCCCTGTTGAATGTACCGTAAGAAAGTCTGACCATGGCCGATGTCGTCGTTGAGCAAGCTCGCTCCGTCCGTGCCGCCAGGCCGCGCAAACGGGCGAGCCTTAAAAATGCACTCAGGCGGAAGTCGACGATGGCGTTCTTCCTGACGCTGCCGCTGATTCTCCTGATCGCGCTGTTCGTGCTCTATCCTGCCTTCTACTCAATGCATCTCGCCACGCTAAACAAGTCGATGCAGAAGTTCGTCGGCTTGAGCAATTTCACCTTCCTGTTCAAACGCGACACGTTCTGGATGGTGGTGAGGCAATCCTGCATCTTCGCCCTCACCGCGGTGTTTTTCAAAGCGCTGATGGGCTTCATTGTCGCTCATTTCGTCCACAACCTCCCGGCCAAGGGCCAGCGCAAGTGGCGCGGCATGCTGCTGGTCCCTTGGGTGATCCCGCCGGCGATGAGCACCCTGGCTTGGCTGTGGCTGTTCGATCCCTCCTACAGCGCCTTCAATTACACGCTGTCGTTCTTCGGTGTC
This genomic window contains:
- a CDS encoding sugar ABC transporter permease; this translates as MADVVVEQARSVRAARPRKRASLKNALRRKSTMAFFLTLPLILLIALFVLYPAFYSMHLATLNKSMQKFVGLSNFTFLFKRDTFWMVVRQSCIFALTAVFFKALMGFIVAHFVHNLPAKGQRKWRGMLLVPWVIPPAMSTLAWLWLFDPSYSAFNYTLSFFGVGPIPWLGDTFWARFSVILVNVWYGAPFFMIMYLAALKSVPDQLYEAAAIDGANWWQKIWHITLPMMRNIIAITTLFSLIVTFANFDIVRILTSGGPLDSTHLFATWAFQVGIQSSDIPLGACVSLFMVPILAVAAVFILRDVNKRGNEA